In a single window of the Bacillota bacterium genome:
- a CDS encoding methyltransferase, producing MKLTTTADVLDLLGTCLVSAAVAAALESQLFWRLAEQPQTVGSVSEALGIPLKRCHHWLELLAGLGLLQRRDEAYVPSPTARAAILDAYSPETWALLAEESRERYPAGQDLAHHIGRPGSVWEAQGRRPPDYVAQMAQSPERARRFTRMLYEIHRPLAAELAETLDMTGVRRLMDLGGGSGVVSLALLNRHPDLTAVVVDIANVCVAGREICATSPAAERLAYHAADFLQDELPSGFDMVLECDVGIYGEALFRKLRTVLNPGGRLVIVDELAHPARVPSLSRLIHAFRASLADPDSTTPTAAEVQSLLTQAGFRLVPEQILSRGEVVIQAHN from the coding sequence ATGAAGCTGACCACGACCGCCGATGTCCTCGATCTGCTGGGAACCTGCCTGGTCTCCGCAGCCGTCGCTGCAGCCCTGGAATCGCAACTATTTTGGCGCCTGGCGGAGCAGCCCCAGACCGTGGGCAGCGTGTCCGAGGCACTGGGCATTCCCTTAAAGCGCTGCCATCACTGGCTGGAGCTTCTCGCCGGCCTCGGTCTCCTGCAACGGCGCGACGAAGCCTACGTGCCTTCTCCTACGGCGCGTGCTGCGATCCTGGATGCGTACAGCCCGGAGACCTGGGCGCTTCTGGCAGAGGAATCGCGCGAGCGTTACCCGGCTGGCCAGGACCTGGCGCACCACATCGGTCGTCCCGGCTCAGTTTGGGAAGCTCAAGGCCGCAGGCCGCCCGACTACGTTGCCCAGATGGCGCAGAGCCCTGAGCGTGCCCGGCGTTTCACCCGCATGCTTTATGAGATCCATCGACCCCTGGCGGCAGAGCTGGCCGAGACTCTCGACATGACCGGGGTGCGGCGGCTCATGGACCTGGGTGGCGGCTCAGGCGTGGTGTCGCTGGCCCTGTTGAATCGTCACCCCGATCTGACCGCTGTCGTGGTGGACATCGCCAATGTCTGTGTGGCCGGCCGGGAGATTTGTGCAACCAGCCCGGCGGCCGAGCGCCTCGCCTACCACGCCGCCGACTTTCTCCAGGACGAGCTGCCCTCCGGATTCGACATGGTGCTGGAATGCGACGTTGGCATATACGGCGAAGCGCTGTTCCGCAAGCTGCGAACCGTCTTGAACCCGGGCGGGCGCCTGGTGATCGTAGACGAACTGGCACACCCGGCGCGCGTTCCCTCGCTCTCGCGCCTGATCCACGCTTTCCGGGCTTCTCTGGCCGACCCCGATTCTACGACCCCCACGGCAGCTGAGGTGCAGTCCCTCCTGACGCAGGCGGGATTTCGGCTCGTTCCGGAACAGATCTTGTCCCGGGGTGAAGTTGTCATCCAGGCCCACAACTGA
- a CDS encoding PLP-dependent aminotransferase family protein, translating into MFISSKPDNGPMHMQLRQQIQGLISAGSLPAGSRLPSSRVLAGLLGVSRNTVLTVYESLVADGVLEARGRTGTFVASAQGGRAYRVRSTGQADGADSTVDWGHMLSDSARMIADLPPRSRAPQAGTPGVILSRLVPWWDQRSAERMRMCINYVLQRDHTVLLDYGPTEGYQPLREWVATYMGRKGVSSEPGEVLIVSGFQQGMDVICRTLLNPGDVVFTQDPTYVGAVACLRAAGVRIRGIPVTSAGLDLESLAALAQQERPKMVYVMPTFQNPTGVTMDLATRLKLLEYADRFDFVVVEDGFSDELCHPGSFIPPLKAHDRSGRVLHVNSMSKLLFPGLRIGWVVAPRHAVAALAAAKRTADLNCSPILQAALHEFCRLGYCRLHLARARRIYRARRKAMVSALEEYFPPSVEWYAGEGGLAAWVTLPPGVDSVHLYEEAARAGVWICPGVDYFVHGGGERNLRLVWCSATPREIDAGVRILGELLRSHLEGKCCA; encoded by the coding sequence ATGTTCATCAGTAGCAAGCCCGATAACGGCCCCATGCATATGCAGTTGCGGCAGCAGATCCAGGGGCTGATCTCGGCGGGAAGCCTTCCGGCAGGAAGCAGGTTGCCGTCCTCGCGTGTCCTGGCCGGCCTGCTCGGTGTGAGCAGGAATACCGTGCTCACTGTTTACGAATCTCTGGTGGCCGACGGTGTGCTGGAAGCCAGGGGGCGAACGGGAACCTTCGTGGCGAGCGCGCAGGGAGGGAGAGCTTACCGGGTGAGGTCGACCGGGCAGGCGGACGGGGCAGACAGCACGGTTGATTGGGGGCACATGCTGTCGGACTCAGCCCGAATGATTGCGGACCTGCCTCCCCGCAGCCGCGCGCCGCAGGCGGGTACCCCGGGGGTGATCCTGTCGCGCCTGGTGCCCTGGTGGGATCAGAGGTCAGCGGAACGAATGCGCATGTGCATCAACTACGTCCTGCAGAGAGATCATACCGTCCTGCTCGACTACGGTCCCACGGAAGGATATCAGCCGCTCCGTGAGTGGGTTGCCACCTACATGGGCAGGAAGGGTGTGTCTTCCGAGCCAGGCGAAGTACTGATCGTGAGCGGCTTCCAGCAGGGGATGGACGTGATATGCCGGACGCTGCTCAATCCGGGGGACGTCGTCTTCACGCAGGACCCCACCTATGTAGGCGCCGTTGCCTGCCTGCGGGCCGCGGGAGTACGGATACGGGGAATACCTGTGACGTCCGCCGGTCTGGATCTCGAGTCTCTGGCTGCCCTGGCACAGCAGGAGAGACCCAAGATGGTATATGTGATGCCCACCTTCCAGAACCCCACCGGCGTTACCATGGACCTGGCGACGCGGCTGAAGTTGCTTGAGTATGCGGACCGGTTCGATTTCGTGGTGGTTGAAGACGGTTTCTCGGATGAGCTTTGCCACCCCGGCAGCTTCATCCCGCCCCTCAAGGCCCACGACAGGTCGGGCAGGGTGCTCCACGTGAACAGCATGTCCAAGCTCCTCTTTCCCGGTCTGCGCATCGGCTGGGTGGTTGCCCCTCGACATGCGGTTGCCGCGCTCGCTGCTGCAAAGCGGACGGCAGATCTGAACTGCAGCCCCATTCTCCAGGCCGCCCTGCACGAGTTTTGCCGGTTGGGTTACTGCCGCCTGCACCTCGCTCGAGCGCGCAGGATCTACCGGGCCCGGAGAAAAGCGATGGTGAGTGCACTGGAAGAGTATTTCCCGCCTTCAGTGGAGTGGTACGCCGGCGAGGGAGGACTGGCGGCGTGGGTTACCCTGCCGCCGGGAGTGGACTCTGTGCACCTGTATGAGGAAGCTGCCCGGGCGGGAGTATGGATTTGTCCGGGCGTCGATTACTTCGTGCACGGGGGCGGCGAGCGCAACCTGCGCCTGGTCTGGTGCAGTGCCACGCCGAGGGAGATCGACGCCGGCGTGAGGATCCTGGGGGAACTGCTCCGTTCTCACCTGGAGGGGAAGTGTTGCGCTTAA
- a CDS encoding flavin reductase family protein, which yields MARRSIAPQRGFFPQPAYVIGAFRDDGEPNFTLITWITFCSVSPPTVMFASRGEKMTPTLVVKTRAFSANLVTTGMVQVADYFGNTSGYQTSKCADTGVAWSRGSVLDVPVLDDSPWVFECALVNTVHQSGSRVFFGEVKNILIDHRVPDPTYGKVDMGLLDPVVYAPVHYYAVGHRVATVGDARQVFPVGGGK from the coding sequence GTGGCCAGGCGTTCCATTGCGCCGCAACGAGGATTCTTCCCCCAACCCGCGTATGTCATCGGAGCCTTCAGGGATGACGGAGAACCGAACTTCACGCTGATCACCTGGATAACCTTCTGTTCGGTTAGCCCTCCGACGGTCATGTTCGCCTCGCGCGGGGAAAAGATGACCCCGACCCTGGTCGTGAAGACCCGTGCCTTCTCTGCCAACCTGGTGACAACAGGCATGGTCCAGGTGGCTGACTACTTCGGCAACACCTCGGGATACCAGACCAGCAAGTGTGCGGACACCGGAGTCGCCTGGTCGCGGGGGAGTGTTCTCGACGTCCCGGTGCTCGACGATTCCCCCTGGGTTTTCGAGTGTGCGCTGGTGAACACTGTGCACCAGAGCGGTAGCCGGGTGTTCTTCGGCGAGGTGAAGAACATCCTGATCGACCACCGCGTGCCTGACCCGACGTACGGGAAGGTGGACATGGGCCTTCTTGATCCGGTTGTTTACGCCCCCGTGCACTACTACGCGGTAGGCCATCGGGTCGCCACGGTAGGAGACGCCAGGCAGGTTTTTCCTGTGGGGGGTGGAAAGTGA
- a CDS encoding class I SAM-dependent methyltransferase: protein MEREVYSIGYGPGAHRWHSQRTARDRAGFFLPFLRPGMRLLDCGCGPGSITLGFAEVLASGSVVGVDLEPRQIERARALAAQRGAANVEFRVGDIYELAFPDASFDAAFAHNVLEHLSDPLRALREMRRVLRPGGVVAIRDPDYGTVLCVPSTPLLAEASSLVLRVRERNGGSPYYARHQRRLLLEAGFGRSIGFAFAECQGDTGAVRAFADILVEVLCSPATVDVAVGEGWADRETLDAMAAGVRAWSEEPGAFRAVMDCAAVGWVDGPAGERTRPAKS from the coding sequence GTGGAGCGAGAGGTATACAGCATCGGCTATGGCCCCGGCGCCCACCGCTGGCACTCGCAACGTACCGCGCGTGACCGGGCGGGCTTCTTCCTCCCCTTCCTCCGCCCCGGCATGCGTCTGCTGGACTGCGGCTGCGGCCCGGGCTCCATCACGCTCGGGTTTGCCGAAGTCCTGGCGTCCGGGTCGGTCGTGGGGGTCGATCTGGAGCCCCGTCAGATCGAGCGGGCACGGGCGCTGGCGGCTCAGCGGGGAGCGGCAAATGTGGAGTTTCGGGTGGGGGACATATACGAGCTCGCGTTCCCGGACGCCTCGTTTGACGCCGCCTTCGCCCACAACGTGCTTGAGCATCTGAGCGATCCCCTGAGGGCCCTCAGAGAGATGCGCCGGGTGCTCAGGCCGGGCGGTGTGGTGGCGATTCGTGACCCTGATTACGGCACCGTGCTGTGCGTCCCGTCGACGCCGCTGCTGGCAGAGGCAAGCAGCCTGGTTTTGCGGGTGCGGGAGCGTAACGGCGGCAGCCCGTATTACGCGCGGCACCAGCGCCGCCTGCTGCTTGAGGCCGGATTCGGGCGCAGCATCGGGTTTGCCTTCGCCGAGTGCCAGGGAGACACAGGGGCCGTGCGCGCCTTTGCGGACATCCTGGTGGAGGTGTTGTGCTCGCCGGCCACCGTGGATGTGGCCGTCGGGGAAGGATGGGCTGATCGGGAGACACTGGATGCGATGGCTGCAGGAGTGCGGGCCTGGAGTGAGGAGCCGGGGGCATTCCGGGCTGTGATGGACTGCGCGGCGGTTGGCTGGGTTGATGGGCCCGCAGGAGAGAGAACCAGACCGGCGAAGTCCTGA
- a CDS encoding enoyl-CoA hydratase-related protein has protein sequence MEGSRTGFQSENLTLDVESGVALITLNRPQVLNALDQALSGALVRAVERCAEDPEVRSVVITGAGRAFCAGGDMKPAYELLGKQPARYFRDLTKLLHRLVADLRLIPKPVVAAINGPAVGAGMSLALACDLRLISEGAFMKQAYTSIGLCPDGGWSSFVPGLAGGGRAAELVFLDEPVSAQQALAWGLVNRVVPGERLLGEALDVAGRLASGPATSYARAKELLNQSLWPGLETQLERERQFLMACAESVHFAERVRALMERRLVDRATGMRP, from the coding sequence TTGGAGGGCAGCAGGACCGGCTTTCAGTCGGAGAACCTCACCCTGGACGTTGAGTCGGGCGTCGCATTGATTACGCTGAACCGGCCCCAGGTGCTCAACGCTCTGGATCAGGCGTTGAGCGGTGCGCTGGTGCGGGCGGTGGAGAGGTGCGCAGAGGACCCCGAGGTGCGGAGTGTAGTGATCACCGGTGCCGGAAGGGCTTTCTGTGCCGGGGGTGACATGAAACCCGCGTATGAGCTTCTGGGGAAGCAACCGGCGCGGTACTTCCGGGACCTGACGAAGCTGTTGCACAGGTTGGTGGCCGATCTTCGCCTGATACCAAAGCCCGTGGTGGCAGCCATCAACGGTCCTGCCGTGGGGGCGGGGATGAGCCTGGCCCTGGCCTGCGACCTCAGGCTCATCAGCGAAGGCGCATTCATGAAGCAGGCCTATACGAGCATAGGCCTCTGTCCCGACGGCGGGTGGTCATCGTTCGTTCCCGGGCTGGCCGGAGGCGGTAGGGCGGCAGAGCTGGTTTTCCTGGATGAACCGGTGAGTGCTCAACAGGCGCTGGCCTGGGGCCTGGTCAACCGGGTGGTTCCCGGGGAAAGGTTGCTCGGGGAAGCCCTGGACGTGGCCGGGCGCCTGGCGTCGGGGCCCGCCACCTCATATGCCAGGGCCAAGGAGCTGCTGAACCAGTCCCTGTGGCCGGGCCTGGAAACGCAACTGGAGAGGGAGCGCCAGTTCCTCATGGCGTGCGCCGAGTCGGTGCATTTCGCGGAGCGAGTGAGAGCGCTCATGGAGAGGCGTCTAGTGGACCGGGCTACCGGCATGCGACCCTGA
- a CDS encoding 4Fe-4S binding protein has protein sequence MRYPALTCARGRREGKSGMLEIYQALARRTGCPDEFLPELSRIVPSPDAPYVLWCAGDDWVNPSRLAGAFGTDLETAAELLEDLFRRGILARRRPADLDRDEFWYHARSFYSLLLIHLGEGRVDGLDRASLVRLREFYLTRRLEMYDDLIEEGALKASSEVLPVEEAFTGHRHPHSGETTVMPGVDAHRLMAATSALQLLPCACRLTFQRCDKPLETCLILGSRAEEYRARGVGRPITVDEGEEILRIADREGLVHLAVFEPGDRPYALCSCCPCCCHDLQALLRFGRTRWVRKAPWVARTDMDVCTGCGTCVLRCVFGARVLGNGVLAYDEARCYGCGLCVNTCPQRAITLVPRAPA, from the coding sequence GTGAGGTACCCGGCCCTGACGTGTGCCCGGGGCCGGCGAGAGGGGAAGAGTGGCATGCTGGAAATCTACCAGGCCCTTGCCCGCAGGACCGGTTGTCCCGATGAGTTCCTGCCTGAGCTGAGCCGTATCGTTCCATCCCCAGATGCACCTTACGTTCTCTGGTGCGCGGGCGACGATTGGGTGAATCCCTCCCGGCTCGCCGGGGCCTTCGGGACGGATCTGGAGACTGCCGCTGAGCTCCTGGAAGACCTTTTCCGGAGGGGAATACTGGCGCGCAGGAGGCCAGCGGATCTCGACCGGGACGAGTTTTGGTATCATGCCCGTAGCTTCTACTCGTTGCTCCTGATTCATCTGGGTGAGGGGCGGGTGGACGGGCTTGACCGGGCGTCTCTGGTCAGACTGCGGGAGTTCTACCTGACCAGGCGGCTCGAGATGTACGACGACCTCATCGAAGAGGGAGCCCTCAAGGCGAGCTCAGAAGTATTGCCGGTGGAAGAGGCCTTCACCGGGCATCGCCATCCGCACTCGGGTGAGACTACCGTGATGCCCGGAGTGGACGCCCACCGTCTGATGGCTGCGACCTCCGCTCTGCAGCTACTCCCCTGTGCATGCCGCCTGACCTTCCAGAGGTGCGACAAGCCGCTGGAGACCTGCCTGATCCTGGGAAGCCGGGCCGAGGAATACCGTGCCCGCGGCGTGGGCAGGCCGATCACGGTGGACGAAGGTGAAGAGATCCTGAGAATAGCGGATCGCGAGGGCCTGGTTCACCTGGCCGTGTTTGAGCCGGGAGATCGCCCCTACGCCCTCTGTTCGTGCTGCCCTTGTTGCTGTCATGACCTGCAGGCTCTGCTCAGGTTCGGGCGGACGCGGTGGGTGCGCAAGGCACCGTGGGTCGCCCGGACCGACATGGATGTGTGCACCGGTTGCGGTACCTGCGTCCTCCGGTGCGTGTTTGGAGCCAGGGTGCTGGGGAATGGGGTGCTGGCGTATGACGAGGCCAGGTGCTACGGATGCGGCCTCTGTGTGAACACCTGCCCGCAACGAGCCATCACCCTGGTTCCCAGGGCGCCCGCCTAG
- a CDS encoding 4Fe-4S double cluster binding domain-containing protein translates to MDLALTLEALRPAAREAGFLALAAIPCTEFSSWGASVRSRTGYGEFPSLPSLTDPTTSLPGARTIVVALWDYSRAVVPPSARSRVARLYLSESDPPDQGTHGGGRCLVEAFARLGWRWSGKVPRREAAVAAGLVVQRRNCLGYLPHGHSFVSLFAWAVDAEIQPGRLVNRDRAPAGLGEPLVGFSYPPARVDPCGRCRLCIDACPTGALASPFVLDPRRCIDRNTWRAGEWLPRELRSKMGTWIYGCDVCQEVCPRNRAVAEPAPAPGDQALLNFALEHLAMVADQEYRAVWHRYFVYNPSKNDIRRNAIVALGNLGDPAAEPILREALGDGDPMVRGHAAWALARMATRTARRTLQAALARETDPAVRDEIELSCQEAAV, encoded by the coding sequence GTGGACCTGGCACTGACGTTGGAAGCACTGCGTCCTGCTGCGCGGGAGGCAGGCTTCCTGGCGCTGGCGGCCATACCCTGCACGGAGTTTTCTTCGTGGGGCGCCTCGGTGCGAAGCAGGACCGGATACGGGGAGTTTCCCTCCCTGCCCTCTCTCACGGACCCCACCACATCGCTTCCGGGCGCCCGCACCATCGTGGTGGCCCTTTGGGATTACTCGCGGGCCGTGGTGCCCCCATCCGCGCGCAGCAGGGTGGCCCGGCTCTACCTCTCGGAGAGCGACCCACCCGACCAGGGGACACACGGCGGCGGGCGGTGCCTGGTGGAGGCATTCGCCCGGCTGGGGTGGCGATGGAGCGGGAAGGTTCCCCGCCGAGAGGCTGCTGTGGCGGCGGGGCTGGTGGTTCAGAGGCGAAACTGCCTGGGATACCTCCCGCACGGACACTCCTTCGTGTCCCTGTTCGCATGGGCGGTGGACGCCGAAATTCAACCGGGACGCCTGGTCAACCGTGATCGTGCCCCGGCCGGCCTCGGGGAGCCGCTGGTTGGGTTCTCATACCCGCCCGCGCGCGTGGATCCCTGCGGTCGCTGCCGGCTATGCATCGACGCCTGCCCCACGGGTGCGCTGGCCAGCCCTTTTGTGCTGGACCCACGCCGGTGCATCGACCGGAACACGTGGCGGGCGGGCGAGTGGTTACCGCGGGAGCTGCGCTCGAAGATGGGCACCTGGATCTATGGGTGCGACGTCTGCCAGGAAGTCTGCCCGCGCAACCGGGCCGTGGCGGAGCCGGCTCCCGCCCCCGGTGACCAGGCACTGCTCAACTTCGCACTGGAGCACCTGGCGATGGTGGCGGACCAGGAGTACCGCGCGGTGTGGCACAGGTACTTCGTATACAACCCCAGCAAGAACGACATCCGCCGGAACGCCATCGTGGCTCTGGGAAACCTGGGCGACCCCGCGGCGGAACCGATCCTGCGAGAGGCGCTCGGTGATGGGGACCCGATGGTACGGGGACATGCGGCCTGGGCCCTCGCGAGAATGGCAACCCGCACGGCCCGGCGTACTCTCCAGGCTGCCCTGGCCCGGGAGACCGATCCTGCCGTGCGGGACGAGATCGAGCTTTCGTGCCAGGAAGCAGCCGTCTGA
- a CDS encoding AzlC family ABC transporter permease: MENHYQNHLHRYAEPAAPGSQRPFVRALTDSIPVAAGIGTYGAVFGSLAHQAGLTFSATLAMSALVFSGTAQFAALPLLQAAVPPGQLFVTAFLLSLRHLVMGLSLAPQLGRVKPAHRLLLAYGMNDESYSLTTSDAARHGFHPGYMLGTGLATFIAWTASSAAGALLGGVVTDPARWGLDFAFPAVFIALLVPLARGRAGVAAALAGALVAVAAGPLLRGGGHILAGALAAAVVGGIVDRGQ; encoded by the coding sequence ATGGAGAACCACTACCAGAACCATCTTCACCGGTACGCTGAGCCGGCTGCTCCCGGGAGCCAGCGCCCATTTGTCCGGGCTCTGACGGACTCCATTCCCGTCGCGGCAGGTATAGGCACGTACGGCGCGGTATTCGGCTCGCTTGCCCACCAGGCGGGGCTCACCTTCTCCGCCACCCTAGCCATGTCCGCCCTGGTCTTCTCCGGGACAGCCCAGTTCGCAGCCCTGCCGCTCCTGCAGGCCGCCGTCCCGCCGGGCCAGCTTTTCGTGACCGCTTTCCTGCTTAGCCTGCGCCACCTGGTCATGGGCCTCTCCTTGGCACCCCAGCTGGGGAGGGTGAAGCCGGCGCACCGGCTGCTCCTCGCGTACGGCATGAACGACGAGAGCTACTCTCTCACCACCAGCGACGCCGCCCGGCACGGTTTCCATCCTGGCTACATGCTCGGGACCGGACTGGCCACCTTCATCGCCTGGACGGCCAGCAGCGCTGCAGGCGCCCTGCTGGGTGGGGTGGTTACGGACCCCGCCCGGTGGGGCCTGGACTTCGCCTTCCCCGCGGTGTTCATCGCCTTGCTCGTACCCCTGGCCCGCGGGCGGGCCGGCGTGGCTGCAGCCCTTGCCGGAGCGCTGGTGGCTGTTGCCGCGGGCCCGCTCCTGCGCGGAGGCGGACACATACTGGCAGGTGCACTGGCCGCGGCGGTCGTGGGAGGTATCGTGGACCGTGGACAGTAA
- a CDS encoding AzlD domain-containing protein — protein MDSNLWAAILAMAAATYLTRCLALVYPSLPLPGVLRRGLRYIPAGVLGALVAPALITPRGHLVPPWQNPELLAGLAAGVVAVRTRSILLTMAAGVVAALGFRRVIP, from the coding sequence GTGGACAGTAACCTCTGGGCGGCCATTCTCGCTATGGCCGCTGCCACCTACCTGACTCGCTGCCTCGCGCTGGTGTACCCGTCACTGCCCCTTCCCGGGGTTCTGCGGCGCGGCCTTCGATACATCCCTGCGGGTGTGCTGGGAGCACTGGTCGCCCCGGCACTCATCACTCCGCGGGGCCACCTCGTCCCGCCCTGGCAAAACCCCGAGCTGCTGGCCGGGCTAGCGGCAGGAGTGGTCGCTGTCCGCACCCGCAGCATCCTCCTGACCATGGCAGCGGGAGTCGTCGCCGCGCTGGGTTTCCGGCGCGTCATTCCCTAG
- the polX gene encoding DNA polymerase/3'-5' exonuclease PolX, with the protein MTPQPSNYQVAWLLEEIGDLLEIKGEDAFKVRAYRRAAQVLRGWAEEVAQVAAEERLTEIPGVGKALATKIEEILATGTCRALERLHQEVPAGLRRMLDIPGVGGRTVGTIWRALGITTLAELEAAARDHRLRTIRGLGAKKEEAILHGIELLRVRLERSPLGLAYPVARELAGYLASLPMVERVEIAGSVRRGRELVKDVDLVASSAEPARVMDFFLHMPVVDEVVLQGETRSQVRTRLGLAVDLRVVSQEEFPCAWQYLTGSAGHNVRLRGRARERGLKLNEYGLFADDGRRLPVAEEGDIYRHLGLEFIPPELREDRGEIEAAEAGSLPALLEESDLGGDLHCHTDWSDGGNSLEEMARAAMARGYRYLGICDHSRSLTVANGLDAERLARQGAEIEALNRKWEKEGKDFRLLRGIEVDILADGHLDLDDEVLAGLDVVIASVHSGFRQDRETMTARIERALRHPHVDALGHPTGRLIGRRPEYAVDMRRIFEVARAEGKALEINASPDRLDLSDELAREAALEWGIPLVINTDAHSAGGLDDMHLGVQVARRAWLGKEHVVNCAGPDRLLSFRCRR; encoded by the coding sequence GTGACACCGCAACCTTCCAACTACCAGGTGGCGTGGCTTCTGGAAGAGATCGGCGACCTGCTGGAGATCAAGGGCGAGGATGCCTTCAAGGTGAGGGCGTACCGGCGGGCCGCCCAGGTCCTGCGGGGGTGGGCTGAAGAGGTAGCGCAGGTGGCGGCGGAGGAACGCCTCACCGAGATCCCGGGAGTGGGCAAGGCCCTGGCGACCAAGATCGAGGAGATCCTGGCCACCGGCACCTGCCGGGCCCTGGAGCGGCTGCACCAGGAGGTCCCGGCGGGGCTGCGCCGGATGCTGGACATCCCCGGCGTGGGCGGGCGCACGGTGGGCACCATCTGGCGAGCGCTGGGGATCACCACCCTGGCCGAACTGGAGGCGGCCGCCCGGGATCACCGGCTGCGCACCATCCGGGGGCTGGGGGCGAAGAAGGAAGAGGCCATCCTGCACGGGATTGAGTTGCTGCGAGTGCGCCTGGAGCGCAGCCCCCTGGGCCTAGCCTATCCGGTGGCGCGGGAGCTGGCCGGGTACCTGGCCTCCCTGCCCATGGTGGAACGGGTGGAGATAGCGGGGAGCGTGAGGCGGGGCAGGGAGCTGGTTAAGGACGTAGACCTGGTGGCCTCCTCGGCGGAGCCCGCCCGGGTGATGGATTTCTTCCTGCACATGCCGGTGGTGGACGAGGTCGTCCTGCAGGGGGAGACCAGGTCGCAGGTGCGGACCCGTTTGGGGCTGGCCGTCGACCTGCGGGTGGTCTCGCAGGAGGAGTTCCCCTGCGCCTGGCAGTACCTCACCGGCTCGGCCGGACACAACGTGCGCCTGCGGGGGCGGGCCCGCGAGCGGGGGCTGAAGCTCAACGAATACGGCCTCTTCGCCGATGACGGACGCCGTCTGCCGGTGGCAGAAGAAGGCGACATCTACCGCCACCTGGGTCTCGAATTCATCCCTCCCGAACTGCGCGAGGACAGGGGCGAGATCGAGGCGGCGGAAGCGGGCAGCCTTCCCGCCCTGCTGGAGGAGAGCGACCTCGGGGGGGACCTCCACTGTCACACCGACTGGTCCGATGGGGGCAACTCCCTGGAGGAGATGGCCCGCGCCGCCATGGCCCGCGGGTACCGCTACCTGGGCATCTGCGACCACTCCCGTAGCCTGACGGTGGCCAACGGGCTGGATGCGGAGCGCCTGGCCCGCCAGGGAGCCGAGATCGAGGCCCTCAACCGCAAGTGGGAGAAAGAGGGGAAGGACTTCCGACTGCTCAGGGGCATCGAGGTGGACATCCTGGCCGACGGTCACCTGGACCTGGATGACGAGGTGCTGGCCGGGCTGGACGTCGTGATTGCCTCCGTGCACAGCGGCTTCCGGCAGGACCGTGAGACCATGACCGCCCGCATCGAGCGGGCCCTGCGCCATCCCCACGTGGATGCCCTGGGGCATCCCACCGGGCGCCTGATCGGGCGGCGTCCCGAATACGCCGTGGACATGAGGCGGATCTTCGAGGTGGCCCGGGCCGAGGGCAAGGCTTTGGAGATCAATGCCTCCCCCGACCGCCTGGACCTCTCCGACGAGCTGGCCCGGGAGGCCGCGCTGGAGTGGGGAATCCCGCTCGTCATCAACACCGATGCCCACAGTGCCGGCGGCCTGGACGACATGCACTTGGGCGTGCAGGTGGCCCGGCGCGCCTGGCTGGGCAAGGAGCACGTCGTGAACTGCGCCGGCCCCGATCGCCTGCTCTCTTTCCGCTGCCGCCGCTAG